A genome region from Paramisgurnus dabryanus chromosome 12, PD_genome_1.1, whole genome shotgun sequence includes the following:
- the serpina10a gene encoding serpin peptidase inhibitor, clade A (alpha-1 antiproteinase, antitrypsin), member 10a, with protein sequence MGFIELLICAPILALCVFGQTADVEELANKNADFATRLYSAISSASDENVVISTLGATLGLATLAAGAGGTSRSELLQGIGVASMEKDGEPERIQTLLQHLRETTSQIQATGLFTSQQVEADSSFTSKVKQFYNADVQKVNYADGQMAKGSINDYVRGRTGAKISEMVKTVDPQTMAMFVSASYFTGQWQQPFNVNNTQEERFYVNKYNIVQVPMMFRSDKYYLAYDPTLKVGILRLPCEEGITMLVLLPDEDVDYTHIEEAISGHVFRGWVTKLKKTKLEVQLPRFSLKQSSSLKMSLSSLGIKEIFEGSADLSGISSTAGLKLSEVVQSVAFEVDETGGSVSDASSNPFMDPLPPRLTFNRPFIFVVYHEATKCILYIGRVVDPTKN encoded by the exons ATGGGTTTCATCGAACTCCTGATCTGTGCACCCATCCTTGCTCTATGTGTTTTCGGCCAAACTGCAGACGTTGAAGAGCTTGCCAACAAGAATGCAGACTTTGCTACTCGGCTGTACAGCGCCATTTCCAGTGCAAGTGATGAAAATGTAGTGATTTCAACTTTAGGGGCTACTTTAGGTTTAGCAACATTAGCAGCAGGGGCTGGTGGGACCTCTCGCAGTGAGCTGCTTCAGGGCATAGGTGTGGCCTCAATGGAGAAAGATGGAGAGCCAGAAAGGATTCAAACCTTACTCCAGCATCTTAGAGAGACCACCTCTCAGATCCAGGCCACCGGCCTTTTCACTAGCCAGCAAGTTGAGGCAGATTCCAGCTTTACCAGCAAGGTTAAGCAGTTTTATAATGCAGATGTTCAAAAGGTGAATTATGCTGATGGGCAGATGGCAAAAGGAAGCATCAATGATTATGTAAGAGGCCGAACGGGGGCAAAGATCAGTGAGATGGTTAAGACAGTCGACCCCCAAACCATGGCCATGTTTGTAAGTGCTTCTTACTTCACAG GCCAGTGGCAGCAACCCTTCAACGTTAACAACACCCAAGAGGAGCGTTTCTATGTCAACAAGTATAACATTGTGCAAGTGCCCATGATGTTTCGCTCAGACAAATATTACCTGGCCTACGACCCCACACTTAAGGTTGGCATTCTGAGACTGCCTTGTGAAGAGGGTATCACCATGCTTGTCCTGCTTCCAGATGAAGATGTGGATTACACCCACATTGAAGAAGCCATATCTGGTCACGTATTTCGCGGATGGGTCACAAAGCTGAAAAAGAC GAAATTGGAGGTTCAGCTGCCAAGATTTTCACTGAAGCAGTCTTCTTCACTAAAGATGAGTCTGTCTAGCTTGGGCATTAAAGAGATCTTTGAGGGCAGTGCAGATCTGTCTGGAATTAGCAGTACAGCAGGCCTAAAACTGTCAGAG GTAGTACAGAGTGTTGCATTTGAGGTGGATGAAACAGGAGGCTCAGTGAGTGATGCCTCCAGCAATCCCTTCATGGACCCTCTTCCTCCAAGGCTTACATTCAACCGACCATTCATTTTCGTTGTCTACCATGAGGCCACGAAATGCATTCTCTACATAGGACGTGTCGTCGACCCAACAAAGAACTAA